From Candidatus Cloacimonadota bacterium, one genomic window encodes:
- a CDS encoding ferredoxin family protein — protein MPRMTVDPTYCKGCGLCIVSCPKKIIRFSENINAKGYHYAECFEQDKCIGCKMCYVTCPDVAITVEK, from the coding sequence ATGCCAAGAATGACGGTTGATCCAACCTACTGCAAAGGCTGTGGCTTGTGCATTGTGTCATGTCCGAAAAAGATAATTCGTTTTTCGGAAAACATCAATGCCAAAGGCTATCACTATGCAGAGTGTTTTGAGCAAGATAAGTGCATCGGCTGCAAGATGTGCTATGTAACCTGCCCGGATGTGGCAATAACGGTTGAGAAGTGA